A genomic region of Blattabacterium cuenoti contains the following coding sequences:
- a CDS encoding exodeoxyribonuclease III, producing MKIVSYNINGIRSGINKGLLDWIESYKPDILCLQEIKASKEQIKTNLFDHLGYYHYWSPSTKRKGYSGVGILCKEKPHHVEYGIGIESIDTEGRVIRIDLKKISVISLYIPSGKHLKNRLNFKLYFMDNFFSHIKKIQKKLKHLVICGDYNICHHEIDIHDPIRNRKISGFLPEERKWMSKFLNLGFIDSFRNYVKEANHYSWWSYYSNAKKNNKGWRIDYAMVSRSLEKKMNKAYLLPEIAYSDHCPTALEIN from the coding sequence ATGAAAATTGTTAGTTATAATATTAATGGAATTAGATCTGGAATAAATAAAGGATTACTCGATTGGATTGAATCTTATAAACCAGATATTCTATGTTTACAAGAAATAAAGGCATCTAAAGAACAAATTAAAACAAACTTATTTGATCATCTTGGTTATTATCATTATTGGTCCCCTTCAACGAAAAGAAAAGGATATAGTGGGGTAGGCATTTTATGCAAAGAAAAACCTCATCACGTAGAATATGGAATAGGAATAGAATCTATTGATACAGAAGGTCGAGTTATACGTATTGATTTAAAAAAAATATCAGTGATAAGTCTTTATATTCCTTCTGGAAAACATCTAAAAAATAGATTAAATTTTAAATTATATTTTATGGATAATTTTTTTTCTCACATAAAAAAAATTCAAAAAAAATTAAAACATCTAGTCATTTGTGGAGATTATAATATTTGTCATCATGAAATAGATATCCATGATCCTATACGAAATAGAAAAATATCCGGTTTTTTACCAGAAGAAAGAAAATGGATGAGTAAATTTTTGAATTTAGGATTTATAGATAGTTTTAGAAATTATGTGAAAGAAGCTAATCATTATAGTTGGTGGAGTTATTATTCTAATGCCAAGAAGAATAATAAAGGTTGGAGAATTGATTATGCAATGGTTAGTAGGTCTTTAGAAAAGAAAATGAATAAAGCTTATCTATTACCTGAAATCGCATATTCAGATCATTGTCCAACTGCATTAGAAATAAATTAA
- a CDS encoding shikimate kinase → MKVTLIGYMGSGKTSIGKILSRELKLDFYDLDAILVEEQKDSIYNIFKKIGENHFREIEHLMVKRFLKTHQKYILSVGGGTPCYHNNMDLLNKFSKTFYLKTQSYILFKRLYKEKETRPLIAHLSKKELFQFIIQHLSKRIFFYEKSYKKIEVTGKSKCQIVQEILKHLYI, encoded by the coding sequence ATGAAAGTTACTCTAATCGGATATATGGGGAGTGGAAAAACTTCTATAGGAAAAATTTTATCTAGAGAATTAAAATTGGATTTCTATGACTTAGACGCTATTCTTGTAGAGGAGCAAAAGGATTCTATTTATAATATATTTAAAAAAATAGGAGAAAATCATTTCAGAGAAATAGAACATTTAATGGTTAAAAGATTTTTAAAAACACATCAAAAATATATTTTGTCTGTTGGTGGTGGAACCCCTTGTTATCATAATAATATGGATTTATTAAATAAATTTTCAAAAACTTTTTATCTGAAAACTCAGAGTTATATTTTATTTAAAAGATTATACAAAGAAAAAGAAACTAGACCTTTAATAGCTCATTTATCCAAGAAAGAATTATTTCAATTTATCATTCAACATTTATCTAAAAGAATCTTTTTTTACGAAAAATCTTATAAAAAGATAGAGGTTACTGGAAAATCTAAATGTCAAATAGTTCAAGAAATTCTAAAACATTTATATATATGA
- the tilS gene encoding tRNA lysidine(34) synthetase TilS, which produces MNNLSYDHFFLDKIIKSFSLGEKKKICVAVSGGLDSMVLLNLLLLVPNLTLGVAHCNFTLRDKESNEDENFVKNFCVKKHILCHVKRFNTFDFSKKKKFSIQMAARKLRYDWFEDLLKKHSYENMALGHHLSDSVETFFINIMRGTGLKGLLGIPIENRKFIRPLYSFTKEEILQYAKMRKINWRLDSSNQENKYLRNKIRLITSTFPDYFYKGFKKSIKYLHKENLVIEKEVTKIHNKITLEKKENPFFWKIKCEKIKELQPLSFYLFKLFFPYGFSNTENLKNLLYAQSGKQLFSKKYRLIKNRNFWILVKNKNISKKIYIISNLKDYRKISLPIHIKFFLDPKKENITEASFIDFDKIEFPLQLRTWRKGDFFFPVNMKGKKKLSKYYKDKKFSIFEKEHTWLLVNGNDKIIWIIGNRLDDRFKVTEKTKRILGVKI; this is translated from the coding sequence ATGAATAATTTATCATATGATCATTTTTTTTTAGATAAAATTATAAAATCTTTTTCATTAGGAGAAAAGAAAAAAATTTGTGTAGCTGTAAGTGGTGGATTGGATAGCATGGTTCTTCTGAATTTATTACTTCTTGTCCCTAATCTTACATTAGGAGTAGCTCATTGTAATTTTACTCTTAGAGATAAAGAATCTAATGAAGACGAAAATTTTGTGAAGAATTTTTGTGTGAAAAAACATATTTTATGTCACGTCAAAAGATTTAACACTTTTGATTTTTCGAAAAAAAAAAAGTTTTCTATACAAATGGCAGCCAGAAAACTTAGATATGATTGGTTTGAGGATTTATTAAAAAAACATTCTTATGAGAATATGGCATTGGGACATCATTTAAGTGATTCAGTAGAAACTTTTTTTATCAATATAATGAGAGGGACAGGACTCAAAGGGCTATTAGGTATTCCTATAGAGAATAGAAAATTTATTCGTCCTCTTTATAGTTTTACTAAAGAAGAAATTTTGCAATATGCTAAAATGAGAAAAATAAATTGGAGATTAGATAGTAGTAATCAAGAAAATAAATATTTAAGAAATAAAATACGTTTAATCACATCTACTTTTCCAGATTATTTCTACAAAGGATTTAAAAAAAGTATAAAATATCTCCATAAGGAAAATTTAGTTATAGAGAAAGAAGTAACAAAAATTCACAATAAGATTACTTTAGAGAAAAAAGAAAATCCATTTTTTTGGAAAATTAAATGCGAAAAAATTAAGGAATTACAACCATTATCTTTTTATTTATTTAAATTATTTTTTCCATATGGATTTTCTAATACAGAAAATTTAAAAAACCTCCTTTATGCACAATCTGGAAAACAACTATTCTCAAAAAAATATAGGCTGATCAAAAATAGAAATTTTTGGATTTTGGTAAAGAATAAAAATATTTCAAAAAAAATATATATTATATCGAATCTAAAAGATTATAGAAAAATTTCTTTGCCTATTCATATAAAATTTTTTTTGGATCCAAAAAAAGAAAATATAACAGAAGCATCCTTCATCGATTTTGATAAAATTGAATTTCCTTTACAATTAAGAACATGGAGAAAAGGTGATTTTTTTTTTCCTGTAAATATGAAAGGAAAAAAAAAATTAAGCAAATATTATAAAGATAAAAAATTTTCTATTTTTGAAAAGGAACATACCTGGTTATTAGTTAATGGAAATGATAAAATTATTTGGATTATAGGAAATCGTTTAGATGATAGATTTAAAGTAACAGAAAAAACAAAGAGAATATTGGGAGTAAAAATATAA
- the serC gene encoding 3-phosphoserine/phosphohydroxythreonine transaminase, whose amino-acid sequence MKIHNFNAGPSILPKQVIIKSAQSVVDYNQCGLSLLEISHRSKDFLEIMEKTTDLVKRVMNLNEDYAILFLQGGATLQFSMVPYNLMKKEAAYLDTGIWAYNAIKEAEKFGKVRIPFSGRKKDYTYISKTYHVPDEVDYFHCTSNNTIVGTQIKKFPHTTIPIVCDMSSDIFSRKLNFCQFSLIYASAQKNVSSAGMTIVIVKKEILGKIKRNIPSYLDYNIHIKNNRILNTPNVFSIYTSMLTLEWIENKGGLSILEKENQKKAKLLYDEIDNNNLFENKIHKEDRSNMNVSFFLKKKNLEKEFNSMWKKENIVGLDGHRSLGGYRASIYNALPLESVQFLIEIMKEFEKKFS is encoded by the coding sequence ATGAAAATACATAATTTCAATGCAGGTCCTTCTATTTTACCAAAACAAGTGATTATAAAATCAGCTCAATCTGTCGTTGATTATAATCAATGTGGATTATCTTTACTTGAAATATCTCATAGAAGTAAAGATTTTTTAGAAATAATGGAAAAAACTACTGATTTAGTAAAACGTGTGATGAATTTAAATGAGGACTATGCTATTTTATTTCTTCAAGGAGGAGCTACATTGCAATTTAGTATGGTCCCGTATAATTTAATGAAAAAAGAAGCAGCTTATTTAGACACAGGAATATGGGCTTATAATGCAATTAAAGAAGCAGAAAAATTTGGAAAAGTAAGAATCCCTTTTTCTGGAAGAAAAAAAGACTATACATATATATCAAAAACTTATCATGTTCCAGATGAAGTAGATTATTTTCATTGCACTTCGAACAATACCATTGTAGGTACACAAATAAAAAAATTTCCTCATACTACTATCCCAATAGTTTGTGATATGTCCTCCGATATTTTTAGTAGAAAATTAAATTTTTGTCAATTTAGTTTAATCTATGCTTCTGCTCAAAAAAATGTCAGTTCTGCAGGAATGACTATTGTTATAGTAAAAAAAGAAATTTTAGGAAAAATTAAAAGAAACATTCCTTCTTATCTTGATTATAATATTCATATAAAAAATAACAGGATTTTAAATACGCCAAATGTATTTTCTATTTATACCTCTATGCTAACTCTAGAGTGGATAGAAAATAAAGGAGGTCTTTCAATTTTAGAAAAAGAGAATCAAAAAAAAGCCAAATTATTATATGATGAAATAGATAACAATAATTTATTTGAAAATAAGATTCATAAAGAAGATCGTTCGAATATGAATGTTTCCTTCTTTTTAAAGAAAAAAAATCTAGAAAAAGAATTTAATTCCATGTGGAAAAAAGAAAATATTGTCGGATTAGATGGTCATAGATCTTTAGGAGGATATCGTGCGAGTATATATAACGCACTTCCATTAGAAAGTGTCCAATTTTTAATTGAAATAATGAAAGAATTTGAAAAAAAATTTTCGTAA
- a CDS encoding YggS family pyridoxal phosphate-dependent enzyme: MKDIEYRFFSIKKSIPKNIKILAVSKNQNISSIEKLYQIGHRDFGENYVQEMIQKYQKLPKDIRWHMIGVIQKNKLKYIAPFIYLIHSVQNMEHIQIINKEALKHNRVINCLLQIKICNEKNKAGITNQEADNIMGNIIFHNMKNVKIIGLMGMATLHGSVQTIRQEFYSLKKLYDEYQKKYQHYILSMGMSNDYPIAIEYGSTYIRLGSSIFGKRELTTQK, translated from the coding sequence ATGAAAGACATTGAATATAGATTTTTTTCCATAAAAAAATCCATACCTAAAAACATTAAAATTTTAGCTGTATCTAAAAACCAAAATATCTCTTCTATAGAGAAACTCTATCAAATAGGACATAGAGATTTTGGAGAAAACTATGTTCAAGAAATGATCCAAAAATATCAAAAATTACCAAAAGATATTCGTTGGCATATGATTGGAGTGATTCAGAAAAATAAATTGAAATACATAGCTCCTTTCATTTATCTCATCCATAGTGTTCAAAATATGGAACATATTCAAATAATTAATAAAGAAGCATTAAAACATAATCGTGTGATCAACTGTCTATTACAAATAAAAATTTGTAATGAAAAAAATAAAGCAGGCATAACCAATCAAGAAGCTGATAATATCATGGGTAATATTATATTTCATAATATGAAGAATGTCAAAATTATTGGATTAATGGGAATGGCTACTCTTCATGGTAGTGTTCAAACAATAAGACAGGAATTTTATTCTTTAAAAAAATTATATGATGAATATCAAAAAAAATACCAACATTATATCCTTTCTATGGGAATGAGTAATGATTATCCCATAGCTATAGAATATGGGAGCACATATATTCGGTTAGGATCATCTATTTTTGGAAAAAGAGAATTAACTACCCAAAAATAG
- the trpA gene encoding tryptophan synthase subunit alpha: protein MNKLHKFFELKKKNILCIYFTAGYPTISSTEKIVTTLQDLPVDLIEIGIPYSDPLADGIVIQNSNEISLKNGMNVSLLFSQIKKIKDSIRTPIILMGYYNQFYQFGEEKFLKESQESGISGLIFPDLPVNVFVEKYQKMFKKHLLSMIFLITPKTDPDRIYLLSKITDGFLYLVSSNSVTGKPIFFGEKQISYFNRIQELSPHVPKLIGFGIQDKKSFDLSCQYANGGIIGSSFIQSLNKNRLESSIREYIKSIFG from the coding sequence ATGAACAAACTACATAAGTTTTTTGAATTAAAAAAGAAAAATATATTGTGCATTTATTTCACAGCAGGTTATCCAACCATAAGTAGTACAGAAAAAATAGTAACTACTTTACAGGATCTTCCTGTCGATTTAATTGAAATAGGTATTCCCTATTCGGATCCTTTAGCAGATGGAATTGTCATTCAAAATAGTAATGAAATTTCGTTAAAAAATGGAATGAATGTTTCTTTGTTATTTTCACAAATAAAAAAGATTAAAGATTCTATAAGAACTCCTATTATTCTTATGGGTTATTACAATCAGTTTTATCAATTTGGAGAAGAAAAGTTTTTAAAAGAAAGTCAAGAATCCGGAATATCTGGACTAATTTTTCCAGATTTACCTGTCAATGTTTTCGTAGAAAAATATCAAAAGATGTTTAAAAAACATTTGTTATCTATGATATTTTTGATTACACCAAAAACAGATCCAGATAGAATTTACTTGTTAAGTAAAATTACCGATGGTTTTCTATATTTAGTTTCTTCTAATTCTGTAACTGGAAAACCTATTTTTTTTGGAGAAAAGCAAATTTCCTATTTTAATAGAATACAAGAACTTTCTCCACATGTACCTAAACTAATTGGATTTGGAATACAAGATAAAAAAAGCTTTGATCTTTCATGTCAATATGCAAATGGAGGAATAATAGGAAGTTCTTTCATTCAATCACTAAATAAAAATAGATTGGAATCTAGCATTCGAGAGTATATAAAATCTATTTTTGGGTAG
- the trpB gene encoding tryptophan synthase subunit beta yields MKYLADKNGYYDSFGGAFIPEMLQEHIIELQTHYRKIIKSTEFQKSFKDILKNYVGRPTPLFFSKRYSDKYGAKIYLKREDLNHTGSHKINNTVGQTLLAKTLGKKKIIAETGAGQHGVATATTCALMNLECIIFMGEKDMERQYSNVLRMKSLGAQVIPVLSGDKTLKDAVNEAIRFWINDSECYYLIGSTIGPHPYPQMVADFQSIISEEIKKQLEEKEGCKFPNYVIACIGGGSNAAGSFYHFLDHNFVNLIAVEAAGLGVHTKKTAASIHCGTKGILHGSMTIILQDKDGQVLPTYSISAGLDYPGIGPMHANLFLKKRVNFLYATDEEALQAGYELIRLEGIIPALESAHALAALKKIPFKMSDIIIVNLSGRGDKDINVYNKFFDKFSKYEQTT; encoded by the coding sequence ATGAAATACTTAGCCGATAAAAATGGATATTATGACTCATTTGGAGGAGCTTTTATTCCTGAAATGTTACAGGAGCACATAATTGAATTACAAACTCATTATCGTAAAATTATTAAAAGTACAGAATTTCAAAAATCATTTAAAGATATATTAAAGAATTACGTAGGAAGACCTACTCCTTTATTTTTTAGCAAAAGATATTCCGATAAATATGGAGCTAAAATTTATCTTAAAAGAGAAGATTTAAATCATACTGGATCCCATAAAATTAACAATACGGTAGGTCAAACATTATTAGCTAAGACATTAGGCAAAAAAAAAATTATCGCTGAAACAGGTGCAGGACAACATGGAGTAGCAACAGCTACTACTTGTGCTTTAATGAATTTAGAATGTATTATTTTTATGGGAGAAAAAGATATGGAACGTCAATATTCCAATGTCCTTCGAATGAAATCTCTTGGAGCTCAAGTCATTCCGGTTCTTAGTGGAGACAAAACACTTAAAGATGCAGTTAATGAAGCAATTCGTTTTTGGATCAATGATTCAGAATGTTATTATTTAATAGGATCTACAATAGGTCCTCATCCGTATCCTCAAATGGTAGCGGATTTTCAATCAATTATAAGTGAAGAAATAAAAAAACAATTAGAAGAGAAAGAAGGATGTAAATTTCCAAATTATGTTATCGCCTGTATCGGTGGAGGAAGTAACGCAGCCGGATCTTTCTATCATTTTTTAGATCATAATTTTGTAAATCTCATTGCAGTGGAAGCAGCTGGTTTAGGTGTACATACAAAAAAAACAGCTGCTTCTATACATTGCGGAACTAAAGGGATATTACATGGAAGTATGACCATTATTTTACAGGATAAAGATGGTCAAGTTCTTCCTACTTATTCTATATCAGCTGGTTTAGATTATCCAGGAATCGGTCCTATGCATGCAAATCTTTTTTTGAAAAAACGTGTAAATTTTTTATATGCTACAGATGAGGAAGCCTTGCAAGCAGGATATGAATTGATCCGATTAGAAGGGATTATTCCGGCATTGGAAAGTGCTCATGCATTAGCTGCATTAAAAAAAATACCGTTTAAAATGAGCGATATTATTATTGTTAATTTATCGGGAAGGGGAGATAAGGATATTAATGTCTATAATAAGTTTTTTGATAAGTTTTCTAAATATGAACAAACTACATAA
- the trpF gene encoding phosphoribosylanthranilate isomerase: protein MKFHVQEISDLFPDFLGFIYYPSSPRFVGYDFMPPKLKKGILKTGVFVNESKYNVLKISKEKKLDFVQLHGNESPFYCEYLLKENLKLIKTFSIEDSFSFKKVKDYISLCDYFLFDTKTRFYGGSGKKFRWEKLYEYNFDIPFFLSGGLGMKDFDKIKNFFHSHSKMFGIDINSQFEIEPGKKNNIAVNSFMKKIRE from the coding sequence ATGAAATTTCATGTACAAGAGATATCTGATTTATTTCCAGATTTTTTAGGTTTTATTTATTATCCTAGTTCTCCTAGATTTGTTGGATATGATTTCATGCCTCCAAAATTAAAAAAAGGAATATTGAAAACGGGAGTTTTCGTGAATGAATCAAAATATAATGTATTAAAAATTAGTAAAGAAAAAAAATTGGATTTTGTTCAATTACATGGAAATGAGAGTCCTTTTTATTGTGAATATCTACTAAAAGAAAACTTAAAATTGATAAAAACCTTTAGTATAGAAGATTCTTTTTCCTTCAAAAAAGTCAAGGATTATATATCCCTATGTGATTATTTTTTATTTGATACTAAAACTAGATTCTATGGAGGAAGTGGAAAAAAATTTAGATGGGAAAAATTATATGAATATAATTTTGATATTCCGTTTTTTTTAAGTGGTGGCCTAGGAATGAAGGATTTTGATAAAATTAAAAATTTTTTTCATTCGCATTCTAAAATGTTTGGAATTGATATTAATAGCCAATTTGAAATAGAGCCAGGAAAAAAAAATAATATAGCAGTAAATAGTTTTATGAAAAAAATAAGAGAATAA
- the trpC gene encoding indole-3-glycerol phosphate synthase TrpC produces MNILDKIIFVKQKEVSKNRILYPIQKLENSIFFNRKSISLVRRIEESRTGIIAEFKRKSPSKGIINDTVSMEKVVKDYEEAGASGISILTDFSFFSGKNENLTKTRSIVSIPLLRKDFIIDEYQIIESKSIGSDVILLIAEILSKKKIKNLTSLAKSIDLEVIIEIHSEKEIEKLTDNSDIIGINNRNLRTFIVDSKNCLKLVSKIPKNYMKIAESGITDIKSILDLRKNGFQGFLIGENFMRDKDPGNSCRNMIKALKNYENKNHINNEI; encoded by the coding sequence ATGAATATTCTTGATAAAATTATTTTTGTAAAGCAAAAAGAAGTATCTAAAAATAGAATCTTATATCCCATCCAAAAACTGGAAAATAGTATTTTCTTTAATAGAAAATCTATTTCGTTAGTTAGGAGAATAGAAGAAAGTAGGACTGGGATTATTGCAGAATTTAAGCGTAAGTCTCCTTCTAAAGGAATAATTAATGATACAGTATCCATGGAAAAAGTGGTCAAAGATTATGAAGAAGCTGGCGCTAGTGGAATATCCATTCTTACGGATTTTTCATTTTTTTCTGGAAAAAATGAAAATTTAACAAAAACACGTTCAATTGTTTCTATTCCTTTATTAAGAAAAGATTTTATTATTGATGAATATCAAATTATAGAATCCAAATCTATAGGATCTGATGTTATTTTATTGATAGCAGAAATTCTTTCTAAGAAAAAAATTAAAAATTTGACTTCATTAGCAAAAAGTATTGATTTAGAAGTAATTATAGAAATACATTCTGAAAAAGAAATAGAAAAATTGACAGATAATTCAGATATCATAGGAATTAACAATCGAAATTTGCGAACCTTTATTGTAGATTCCAAGAATTGTTTAAAACTAGTTTCAAAAATTCCTAAAAATTATATGAAAATAGCAGAGAGTGGAATTACGGATATCAAAAGTATTCTGGATTTACGAAAAAATGGATTTCAAGGTTTTTTAATTGGAGAAAATTTCATGAGAGATAAAGATCCTGGAAATAGTTGTAGAAATATGATTAAAGCATTAAAAAATTACGAAAATAAAAATCACATAAATAATGAAATTTAG
- the trpD gene encoding anthranilate phosphoribosyltransferase, which translates to MTRTLNHLFLEKILTKEEAKNILIDLSKGKINPIQAIAMATVYNMRKPSLEEILGFQQALMELCIPVNLTDFHAIDIVGTGGDGKNTFNISTLACFIVAGAGEKVIKHGNFGFSSRTGSSNLLKKLGYHFTNKEEELRKQLEEVGFCYLHAPIFHPTLDLVSSVRKELGIRTFFNILGPLLNPGKPKNQLLGVHNLELARMYYYIYQNTDNNYAIVHSLDGYDEISLTGDIKCYSTNGEKFYSVEELGKKKVNPEELKGGKDTEENTRIFIRVLSGEGSVAQNEVVLINATFALSLLNKDSFEHNYDKAKYSLESGKAKNILKKLLDL; encoded by the coding sequence ATGACAAGAACACTGAATCATCTATTTTTAGAAAAAATTCTTACAAAAGAAGAAGCTAAAAACATTCTCATAGATCTATCAAAAGGAAAAATAAATCCTATTCAAGCCATAGCCATGGCAACAGTCTATAACATGAGAAAACCTTCTTTGGAAGAAATATTAGGATTTCAGCAAGCTTTGATGGAATTATGTATTCCAGTGAATCTAACAGATTTTCACGCTATTGACATTGTTGGAACAGGTGGAGATGGAAAAAATACTTTCAATATTTCTACTTTAGCATGTTTTATCGTTGCAGGAGCAGGAGAAAAAGTGATCAAACATGGAAATTTTGGTTTTTCCTCTAGAACTGGATCTTCAAATCTTTTAAAAAAGTTAGGTTATCATTTCACGAATAAAGAAGAAGAATTAAGAAAACAATTAGAAGAAGTGGGATTTTGTTATTTACATGCACCTATATTTCATCCGACATTAGACCTCGTGTCTTCTGTAAGGAAAGAACTAGGCATAAGAACTTTTTTCAATATACTTGGACCATTATTGAATCCTGGAAAACCAAAAAATCAATTATTAGGAGTTCACAATCTAGAATTAGCCAGAATGTACTATTATATATATCAAAATACGGATAATAATTACGCGATCGTTCACAGTTTAGATGGTTATGATGAAATTTCACTTACTGGAGATATAAAATGTTATTCCACAAATGGAGAAAAATTTTATTCTGTAGAAGAATTAGGAAAAAAAAAGGTAAATCCTGAGGAATTAAAAGGTGGAAAAGATACGGAAGAAAATACACGAATATTTATTCGAGTATTGTCCGGAGAAGGGAGTGTGGCTCAAAATGAAGTTGTTTTGATCAACGCAACATTTGCCTTGAGTCTTTTAAATAAAGATAGTTTTGAACATAATTATGATAAAGCAAAATATTCTCTGGAAAGTGGAAAAGCAAAAAATATTCTCAAAAAGTTGTTAGATTTATGA
- a CDS encoding anthranilate synthase component II has translation MISKILILDNYDSFTYNLVHAVKKLTKNPVQVSRNNEIKLSDIEKYSKIILSPGPGIPDEAHILKPLVKTYASTKSIFGVCLGQQAIGEVFGATLLNTKEVYHGMTSLIKIVDPQEILFQKIPREIQVGRYHSWIISPHNFPKDLKITAIGDKGEIMALRHRFYDVRGVQFHPESILTPYGEKIISNWLNMK, from the coding sequence ATGATAAGTAAAATACTAATATTGGATAATTATGATTCTTTTACATACAATCTTGTTCACGCAGTAAAAAAACTTACAAAAAATCCTGTACAAGTATCTAGAAACAATGAAATTAAACTTTCGGATATAGAAAAATATAGCAAAATAATTCTTTCTCCAGGACCTGGGATACCTGATGAGGCACATATTTTAAAACCTTTAGTAAAAACATATGCTTCCACTAAAAGTATTTTTGGAGTTTGTTTAGGTCAGCAAGCTATAGGAGAAGTATTTGGTGCCACTTTACTAAACACTAAAGAAGTTTATCATGGAATGACTAGTTTAATTAAAATTGTCGATCCACAAGAAATTCTTTTTCAAAAAATTCCTAGAGAGATCCAAGTTGGACGTTATCATTCATGGATTATCTCTCCACATAATTTTCCTAAAGATCTTAAGATTACTGCCATTGGAGATAAAGGAGAAATTATGGCTTTACGTCATAGATTTTATGATGTACGTGGAGTTCAATTTCATCCAGAATCTATTTTAACTCCATATGGAGAAAAAATAATAAGTAATTGGTTGAATATGAAATGA